The following coding sequences are from one Acipenser ruthenus chromosome 7, fAciRut3.2 maternal haplotype, whole genome shotgun sequence window:
- the LOC117414480 gene encoding epiphycan codes for MKTFANIVLGLFIVEVVIAAPSRQGRQAPGYDTYDASNYDVDLENLNVENQDIYDYDDGLTIDEPQIEIGTLPPIVDSRRQTIASQEEEEEELPLKPLNPAQSSGGSGLLGPDTQAGLPTCLLCTCLGGSVYCDDVKLDTVPPLPKETTHFYARYNKIKKINKSDFAEMNKLKRIDVTSNEISEIDEDAFRTLPALQELVVRENKVRQLPELPNAMTLIDASHNKLGSNGLKREAFKEMHNLLYLYLTDNNLDHVPLPLPQTLRSLHLQNNNIQMLHEDTFCNLKDVNYIRKALEDIRLDGNPINLSKTPHAYICLPRVPTGRLY; via the exons ATGAAGACTTTTGCAAATATAGTATTGGGGCTTTTTATTGTGGAGGTAGTAATAGCAGCTCCGTCAAGGCAAGGAAGACAGGCCCCAGGCTATGACACATATGATGCTTCAAACTATGACGTGGATTTAGAAAACCTCAATGTGGAAAACCAAGACATCTATGACTATGATGATGGACTTACCATTGATGAACCTCAG ATTGAGATTGGCACCCTGCCGCCCATTGTAGACAGCCGTCGGCAGACAATCGCTTcccaggaagaggaggaagaggagctcCCTCTTAAACCCCTGAACCCAGCCCAGAGCTCAGGTGGTTCAGGGCTCTTGGGcccagacacacaggcag GCTTGCCCACCTGCCTGCTGTGCACCTGCCTTGGTGGCTCAGTTTACTGTGACGATGTGAAGCTGGACACAGTGCCTCCTCTTCCCAAAGAGACCACTCATTTCTATGCTCGCTACAACAAGATCAAGAAAATCAATAAGTCTGATTTTGCAGAGATGA ATAAGCTAAAGAGGATCGACGTGACAAGCAATGAGATTTCTGAGATTGACGAGGATGCCTTCCGGACTCTGCCTGCCCTGCAGGAGCTGGTGGTGCGGGAGAACAAGGTGCGCCAGCTGCCTGAGCTTCCCAACGCCATGACTCTGATCGACGCCAGCCACAACAAGCTAGGCAGCAATGGACTCAAACGCGAAGCCTTCAAG GAAATGCACAACCTGCTGTACCTGTACCTCACTGACAACAACCTGGACCACGTCCCTCTGCCCTTGCCTCAAACCCTGCGCTCTCTTCATCTCCAG AACAACAACATCCAGATGCTGCATGAAGACACATTCTGCAACTTGAAAGACGTCAATTATATTCGCAAGGCTCTTGAGGACATCCGATTGGATGGCAATCCCATCAACCTCAGCAAAACACCACATGCCTATATATGCCTGCCCCGTGTGCCTACTGGCCGACTTTACTaa